A stretch of DNA from Manis pentadactyla isolate mManPen7 chromosome 19, mManPen7.hap1, whole genome shotgun sequence:
GATCTCTGCTCTTCCCTGACCACTGCCCCCTACCATTTAcatctttcttttcccctccttCCCGCAGCATTTTCCCATCTCCTGACCAGCCTGCCAATGTGCCTGTGCTCCCTCCTGCCATGAACACGGGAGGTTCCCTACCTGACCTCACCAACCTGCACTTTCCCCCACCGCTGCCCACCCCCCTGGACCCAGAGGAGACAGCCTACCCCAGCTTGAGTGGGGGCAACAGTACCTCCAATTTGACCCACACCATGACCCACCTGGGCATCAGTGGGGGTCTGGGCCTGGGCTCGGGCTATGATGCTCCAGGTGAGTGACTGTCCTGGCTTCACACCCATGGGGTACTGCCTGACGGGAGGGATGAAGGGGTGGGAGTCTAGAGCACCTGGGATTCTCCTGTGACTGCCCACACCAGCCTGTTACCTGTTAGGCCGGGATGCCTTCACCGCAGATGGCCGCCTATGGGAACTGGTGGATGTGGCTTAGAAGATGGAGAGCAGTTCTTAGGTGGGCAATGCCAGTCTCCCTGTCAGAGACAGAGCAGGAAGGACATTGTGTTGCTACTTCCATAGTCTGTTCACTGCTACCTATTCTGGGCAGAAAGCGGCCCAGTTGCCATTAGTAATGTTGGCATCTCTGGTTTTTTGTCTGTGCCTGCAGGACTTCATTCACCTCTCAGCCACCCATCCCTGCAGTCCTCCCTAAGCAATCCCAATCTCCAGGCTTCCCTGAACAGTCCTCAGCCCCAGCTCCAGGGCTCCCACAGTCACCCCTCACTGCCCGCCTCCTCCTTGGCGCGCCACGCACTGCCCACCACCTCCCTGGGTCACCCCTCGCTCAGCGCCCCCgccctctcctcctcttcctcctccacttcacCTCCTGTGCTGGGTGTCCCCCCTTACCCAGCTTCTACCCCTGGGGCCTCTCCCCGCCACCGCCGTGTGCCCCTCAGCCCCCTGAGTTTGCCCGCGGGCCCAGCCGACGCCAGAAGGTCCCAACAGCAGCTGCCCAAACAGTTTTCGCCAGCAATGTCACCCACCTTGTCTTCCATCACACAGGTATGCGTGGCTGCCTTCCCTGCATGTCTTCTCCGCCTTCTCTCCTGCCAAGTTCTGTTCCTTCCACCCTCCTCGCCTCAGACACCTCTTcaccgtgcgtctgcactctcgTCTCGTCCATCCCCTTCCGTTTTCTGTCCATCTTTTATCCATCCTGAGATTGAGCTTTCTGTTGAAATCCTGGCCCTACCTCTTACCAGCAAGCAGTGTCCTCTGACAGGTGatgtaacttctctgagcctcagcgtgCTCATTTGTAAAACACAGATGGCACCATAGAAATCAAAGGACATCACATCACAGACGGGCAGCCTTAGCAGCACACCCAGGCCCGGTGCATGCTGCACACGGCAGCTATACTTTCCCTCTTCTCCTTGTTTGTTTCTATCCTTTTCTTGCCTGTTTTTTACTCACACCTCATCCTGTCCCACGCCCCTCctatctcttttcttttcacaGATTTCACAGCATCAGAGACTCTCAGGTTAGGAGCCCAGTCCCTTCATTGTACAAATGAGGAGACTGCCCAGAGGGAAAGTGGCTTTCCCAGGTTTACACAGCCGGTTAGGAAGAGCTGGGACCAGAATGGGAAATACAGTTTGGGGCATCTTCCTCAGTGCTACAATCCAGAGCTCTTCCCCTCCACCCTtttctgctcccttctttcaCCCAATGCTCCTCATGccctctcctctgctctccttcccctcctccatgGCCCTTCCCTGGAATGTGTGTTCTGTGTTCCATCTTTATATAGGTCCCCTTTTCTGGAGCAAAGACTCAGGCCAGGGCAGCAAGGGCTCTGCTCTCTGAGAGCTCAGAGggagcctgcctccctgcctcccgttCTCTTTCATCCTGCATCCTCCCCCACTCCCTCTGGCTTCTTGAAGCTTTTAGAACAGCAACTCTCAAGATTGCTGTTGTGCTCAGTTATTTTCGAGGTGTTGCAAGTTCCTGATCACTAATACTAGTTGAAGTACTAAGGTTTGGGAATGGTTTCCTCCTGCAGTGGACTCGGAATTATCCTCGTGTTTGCCTCACTCTATTGCTGTCATTCTCATACGGCTTTCTGAGCAATTGCACCCAAATCCAGGGATGCCTGGTGGAATGTTGTCAGGTCTGTGTTGAGGATGGTTGCAGCTTAAGAAGGTGGGAAGCCCTGGCCAGGAGTTCTTCTTGGGTGGGTCCTGAGGGGTAAGTGGCCTCCCTCTTCCTTGCTTCTCCTCAGGGCGTTCCCCTGGACACCAGCAAACGGCCTGCTGACCAGCGGCTGCCTCCATACCCGTACAGCCCGCCCAGTGTGGTTCTGCCCACCCAGCCTCccgccccaaagcctctgcagcAGCTGGGGCTGCCCTCTCAGGCCTGCTCGGTACAGTCCCCAGGCGGGCAGCTGCACTGTGGGACATTGTACCCACCCAGCTCCACTGGGCATGGGCAGCAGTCTTACCACCGGCCAATGAGTGACTTCAGCCTGGGGAATGTGAGTACCCAGATCTCTAACACAGAAGCAGGGGAGGGCCCTGGCGGTGGGTCTAAAAGGGCCCGAGTGGTCTTGCTGGCGCACTCTGGATTGGGCCATCTAGGTTGGGAGAGATCTGCCTCCCCCGCAGGTAACGCAGTACTGCCAACTTGGGCTCCTCTCTTCCTGCATTTGACCCTACTCCTGTCTCCTTTCCCAACTGCCCCAGTGCAGCTTGCTCTTTGATGATGTTTGCTCTCACCCATTCTCTTCCTGGCATGTACATGTTCTGTCCCATGAGGTACGGTGCCTACACCAGCTTTGGGTCCCATGCTTACTTCTTTCATTCTGCATGCTGCCATCTCCCTGAGTTTCTGCTTTTGTTCCTACCGGGATGAAGATTGCTGGGCAAACACAGGGCTAGGCAGGGGCAGGCAGGCACACAGTGTTCTGAAGCCCCCTCCCCAAGGTCTGTCCGTGTGCCCACAGCTGGAGCAGTTCAGCATGGAGAGCCCATCAGCCAGCCTGGTGCTGGATCCTCCCGGCTTTTCTGAAGGGCCAGGATTCTTAGGGGGTGAGGGGCCAGTGTGTGGCTCCCAGGACCCCCATGCCCTCAATCACCAGAACTTGACCCACTGTTCCCGCCATGGCTCTGGGCCTAACATCATCCTCACAGGTGAGCCCTGGGTGGTAATAAGGCATGGAGGGAGGGAGTGATGCATTGGTTGGCACAGCGGGTGATCAAGGGGGTCTTGCAAGAGTTTACAGGGCACGTGTCCTCACCGATCTCTTCTACCCACACAGGAGACTCCTCCCCGGGTTTCTCTAAGGAGATCGCAGCCGCCCTAGCCGGTGTGCCTGGCTTTGAGGTGTCAGCAACTGggctggagctggggctggggctggaggaggagctgcACATGGAGCCACTGGGCCTGGAAGGGCTCAACATGCTGAGCGACCCCTGTGCCCTGCTGCCGGATCCTGCTGTGGAGGATTCATTCCGCAGTGACCGGCTCCAGTGAAAGGACCTCATCGCCATCCCTCTTCTTAGCCCTGTTCCCCCATCACTgtccctttcctcccttcccctggCCAGTAGAGACTCCACTCTCTGCCCCCAGCTCCTCTTTCTAACATGAACGAGGGATCCCAAGAGTGAGAAAAAGCAAGGGGTATATCCATGTGGCCCCTGAGTTCTGCTCAAGGGGTGGGCCTGGGGGAGCTCAAGGGAGGGCCTAAAGCACTTATAACTTTGAAGCGTCTGTCTGGAGGTCAGAGCCTGTTGGAAAGCAGGGGGTAGAGgggagcccagaggcagggctTGTCCAGATGCCTAGGGGTGGGCAGTGCCAGCCCCTCCCTACCACTCTTCCCCTTGCAATGGAGGAGAGAGCCAGAGtggatattattttttattaaatatattatatgttaataaaaaaattCTATCAAACCCGTGGTGTGGTTGGCTACTGTTTTGGATACCTCCTGGGATCTAGGGAGGTCTTGGGGCACAGGCCCTTTATCTGCGTACGCTTCCTGCATCTTCTCAGAGAAGCACCACTGCAGTTTGTGGAGCCCCCTCAGCCTCGGAATTTGCACCCAGCATTGGACATGGAGATCCAGGCTGGATGTAGGCTCCCATGGCGGCCTATGTGCCCTTCCACCTGTCCATGGCCCAGCTGCAGCATCGGGACAGGGGCTGACTGGCCAGGCATGTTACTATTCTTCCTCACccctgagggctggcagtgaGTCGGGGTAAGGAGGTGACTGACTGCTGGCTGAGCTCACAGGTCTGATGTCTGGTAGAATGACCCCAGCTTTCCCCCGCCAGGGAGCTGGCCCCCAAGGAAAGGATTTAACAGTAACTACGGATGCCAGGCAGGTCTCGGTTTCACTCCCTCTTCTTTATGGCCCTTGAAGATTAGAGGAACCAGAAGTGAGACAAGTGGTATTTGGCCCGCCTCTGACCCCATGCCCTTCAGGGGAGATTCTAGGGAAGCTCCTAGGTCTTGTTCCTTACCTCTCACTATGCATGAATTCACTTCACCCTCCCCActcttcactcattccttcaacaGATGCTTGAGTGTTAACCACGTTCTAAAGAGTCTTCCTCTTTCAGGCTTGGGTTGCTAGCCCTCTGACCATCTGAGACGCTGCCGTCCTCATCTCTTCCCCACTTAGGATAGTCAGGGGAACAATTACCCCCACTTCTACTACTATTCCACACCCTACAGCCCTggcctctcctcttcctctttccaaaGCTGTCAttctcagaaaagagaaatgagagCTTCTGGCACAGGCCCGAAGAGAATGCAGTCGGCCCTAAACCTGGAAGTAGGGGAAGCCACCTGCTGTCCGCAGCCTAGGCCTTCAGGGCCGTCACCCAGCATTCCTGCCACATCTGAGTAGGACCAAGAAAGGGACTGCAGCGCGCCTTGGACTTAAGGGGCCGCCCAGGGTCAGTGTCCTGAGGTTCCAGCTGGGTAGTGGGAGGCTGCCAGCGTGCAGGGGGCCCTCCCAGCCGCCAGGGGTCGCGCTGCAGGCGGCCGGGCGCTGGGCAGGCGCTGCCAGGGTCACGGCCGCCGGCTGGGGAGTGGGGGTGAGGGTAGCGGCGGCTCCCGCGGCCCCGGAGGTGGGGTGGAGGAAGCGGAGAAAGCGGGGCGCGCGGAGGAGCACCCGGCCCGCAGCGCGGCGGGAGTGGGAGGCCCGCGCGGCCGGAGCCAGCGGCGCCGCAGCACGGTCCCCGCCTGGCGCAGCGCGGCGGGGACGCTGGTATCGCCCGGATCTCCCTCCACCGCGTCCCGCGCCCCGGCGCCTTCGGCcgcctcttcttccttccctcgcCGCCCGGGCGGGAGCGGCGCCCAAGTCGGGTGCGCCATGTCCGGGGCTGGGTAGCCCCTCGGCCCGCCGGCCCGCCAGCCCGCCCTCGGAGCCACCCGCCCGCGGGCCGGCCGGCCGGGGAGTCGCGGGGCAGGCAGGTAGGGGTTGGACcgggcggggcggcgggcggggaaggcagggagggagggccgGCGGGCCGGGGCTGTCCCCCAGCTGTTCTCCGGCGCTGCACATCTGGTTCCGCTTCCTCTCTCCTGGGGAAGTGAAAGTGGAGGGGAGGGCACAGCCCGGAGTTAGCTAGCTGTGCCCCGACACCCTGCACCCCGCTTGCTCCCGCGAGTTGGGAGACCGGAGGGAATGCAGTGTGCCCTCCCTCCCGCTCGAGTCACGGGGCGACCGGCGCTGCTGCCGTCACGTCCCCGGCCGCCAGCGCGCCCGCTTCTCTCTGCGCTCCTGCTCTTTCCTCACCTACTCCCGCTCGGCGCGCTTTCTGCCCCAACCCGAACTTCCCGTCACCCGGCTTGTGGGCGTTGGGACCTGGAGTGGCGCTCGTGCCCCTTGCCGCCCCCGGGGAGATAGGGCTCCCTTCTGCAGGACTGCCCCCTGGCTCGGCGACGGGAGGCCCGAGTGCGCAGATCCTGCGGATGCGGGACACCCTCTTGCCCCGCTGCACGTCCCACCTAATAGATCCTGGCTGCTGCCTGGGACACAGGGCTCCCATTCGCCTGCAGTGGAAGACGGACGGGCTCTGCTCCAGAGCTAAATCAGGAGGCTGACGCTGACTCCCTGCTTTCACCTCCCAGACGTGGAGGCTAAATTTAGCGGGAGTTGGGGTGTGTGTGGCCAGAGGCCAGGTGAAGGAGAGAGCCAGGCTCCATAAGATTCCCTTGCTCCCTCTTCCCCGGGGAAGTGTGGGAGGTTAAGTAAGACTGTGCCTCCTGGACCCATCTGAGCTTCCTCTGCCCTTCTCGGGGTCGTTAGTGTAAGGTTCTGACTTGGCATGATGCTGTGTTGGCATCTTAAACAGTACCagcaccaccagcaccaccaccaccaaacgcgcgcgcgcgcacgcacacacacacacacacacacacacacacacacacacacacacacacacacacacacacacacacacacacacacacacacacacacacacacacacacacacacacacacacacacacacacacacacccataggCTGACTTCCGTTGAGCTGCAGCTTCCCCTCCACTGTTTCAGGAAGTCACCTCCCTTCCCCTCTGAAGCAGCCCCCACGCCTCCGATCCTCTGCTGCAAGCCACCCACCAAGCTTTTTCCCAGCTTCTCCACCCTAGGGCCCCCAGGACCTCTGGGACTCCTACTGTCTGGGGTTGGGCCATGGAGGCAGGTGAGAACACAGTTACTGAAGGCTGTGGTGGGCCAGTCCCAGTCTCAGCTTGGTGGAGGTGGCTTGGGGATGGCGAGGGTCTCTCCCACTGCTGCTTTGGGCTTAACCTAGGGGATATCTAAGGATCCTGGAGATGGTGGGGTACTGTTTTATTGGTCAGATTAGTAGAGTTAAGTTAGGAAGGACATTTGAGTCTGGTGAAAGACACTAAAACTTGGGTTTTGTGGGCTCCTGGAAACCTAAGAGGTCCTCAAACACCTAAAGGTGGGCTCTTTAAGAACATTAGCTGAATCTGGAAGTTCTTATGTTGTGGTAACTAGAGCAGGAAGGTGAGGAAGACTAAGTTTTGATGTCATGATGTCATGGCTAGAATAGATGATGTCATTGCAGACCATTACAGAAAAGATTGTGGTGTCCAGTCTAACCGTATGGGTAGGGAGTGAGAAGGGAAGGGACCTTTCAAAGTAATCAGGAACAATAGATGTCAGAACCTAGGTTACCTCTGTGCGGTGGAGTTTAGGTTCTTTGGGGAGAGGGCTGGTACCACTAAACAGGAGGGTCCAGGTCTCTTTAAGGAGCTGCAGTGGGCAGTGAGGGCCTGGGAGAGTTCAAGATTGGCTGGCCACTGATCTGGCCTTTCCCTGGAAGGACTAGGATGAGGGGAGCAAGAGGGACACCTTGGTGGCCACGGCGACACCAGGCTTCCTTGCTTCATCTCTCCCCCACTTGACACTTCCAGATGCAGTGAGTGAGGGGGGGGCCATGGCGGAGGAGCGGCCCCCCCGGCTGGTGGACTACTTCGTGATAGCTGGGCTTGCAGGGAACGGAGCCCCCATCCCTGAGGAAACGTGGGTTCCTGAGCCCAGTGGGCCCCTGCGCCCTCCCCGACCAGCTGAGCCCATCACAGATGTGGCCATCGTCGCGAGGGCACTGGGCGAGGAGGTGCCCCAGGGCTACACGTGCATCCAGGCTTCCGTGGGGGGCCACCCCTTGGAACTCAGTGCTGGGCTCCTGGGTGGAACTCAACCTGTCATCTGCTACCGCAGGGGCCGTGACAAGCCCCCCCTCGTTGAACTGGGGTTTGTGCCCTTACCCACATGGATggcaggggaggctgggaggggctCTGGGGTGAGGCAAGGAGAGGTCGGGGGATAGATGAGGGTTGGGCAAGGGGAATGGGAAGAGAGTGGGCAAGAAGCCAGGGAGGAGGGACTGGAGTTGTATGTCCTTCCTGCTCACACAGATTTGGGCTCATGTTCTAGTGCCTCTGCTCGTTCACTCTGATCTTGGGCAGGTTATTGAACACTTTGggcctatttcctcatctgtaaaatggggaaaataataccTCCTCATAGGGTGGttgagaagattaaatgaggtcatccATATAAGGGACTTAGCACAGAGTCAGCTAATGAAAGTTTTTCTTAGCATTTATTAATGAGCGTGAGAACCTTGGAAGCTTGAGGGTTGTTACTGATCAAGAAGTAGAGCTGAGGGCACAAGAGGGGGGCAGAGTTCAGCAAGAAGTGGGCCTTGGCATCAGGGTTTGACAAGGTGAGTAGGACTAGGGAGGCAGATCTGGCAGGACTGGGGTCTCCTCTGCTCTGAACTCTTGGCATCTTGGCATCTCTGCTCTCTGCCCAGGGTGTTGTATGAGGGGAAGGAGCATCTGAAGCCTGGCTTCCAAGTGCTAGACACAACACCCTACAGCCACTCAGCTAACCTGGCCCCCCCAGGCCCTGGGCATCCCCGCACCTACCTCACTTACCGGCGGGCAgctgagggggcagggctgcatGCCCTGGGCATCACTGACCTCTGCTTGGTGCTGCCTAGCAAGGGCGAGGGCACTCCTCATACTTACTGCCGATTACGCCGCAATCTCAACCCTGGCATGGTGAGTGGGGCCCCAGGGCCAAAAGCTGAGACCTGTGCCATCTTGGTGTGAGGGTGAGGACACTGGGCATAAAGGGCCTCCTAAGACCAAGGCCTCTAATGGCAGGGGTGGGCCCGGAGGGGTGGCCGTGGTCTTAGGTGACTGGGATTTGTAGGATTTCTCAAGACCACTTAGGGGTGGTGGAGGAAGCAGACCCCAGACACCTTTGTTAGCTATGTATCTGCTTGTCTCATTTCTGGGGGCAGTGGGGCCCAGCAGTGTACCTGTGCTACAAGGTGGGCCTGGCCAAGGCCAACACACTGGTGTATGAGGCAGGTGAGTAGCTCCATTGCCCTCAACCCCTTGACCCTCCATGTCCCTCTGCCCTGGTGCCTCTTGGATGGCACCTTCACTGTTTCCAGAATGCACTTCTCCTTTGCCACTCAACCCTGCTCTGGGATCTCCTGGTTCTTTCCCTGGAGTCTGATGGACCCTCCTCCCTTTGGGTACCCCCGCTCCACCGGGGGTGCAGAGCTCCTGGGCCGCTACCCAGAGGAGGACAATGATGCGTTCCCGCTGCCCGAGTCAGTGCCTGTCTTCTGCCTGCCCACGGGGGCCACTGTCGAGTGCTGGCCTGCCCAGACCAAGTACCCCGTGCCTGTCTTCTCCACTTTCGTGCTCACGGGTGCTGCCGGTGATAAGGTGGGTGCATGGAATGTGGTGAGGGGCCCTGGCTATGCAGGGCCCGCCTGACTGGGCCTTCACCCCTGCCAGGTGTATGGTGCCGCCCTGCAGTTCTATGAAGCCTTCCCGAAGGCCAGGCTGTCGGAGCGGCAGGCACGGGCCCTGGGCCTGCTGAGCGCTGTGGAGCGGGGCCGGGCCCTGGGGGGCCGAGCTGTGCGCAGCCGCCGCGCCATTGCCGTGCTGTCCCGCTGGCCAGCCTTCCAGGCCTTCCGCGCCTTCCTCACCTTCCTCTACCGCTACTCCGTCTCAGGCCCCCATCGCCTGCCCTTGGAAGCGTGAGCACGGCTCCCCTGCCCCTGGGAAGGGATTCTGAGGGGTGGGGGGGCTAGGAGACGGAAGTGGGAGAGATTCGGATGGAGCTGGATGGTGCAGTGGGCAGAGGAGGGGGGGGGGGGCTGCAGCGTACGGTGTGTCCATTGCAAAAACGCCCCAGGCCAGGGGAGTGAGGCCTGAAATCCAGTCCACACTTGCAGTCTAAGTCCTGGTAAGAAGCTGTGTGCCCAGAGCGACTCTCTTGTGATTTGCACAAATTCTATACATAGTGGAGGCACTGATAGCTGACACAGTTCTCCAGGTGGGGTTCAGGGAGGAATAAGGTTCTCAGAGTCAGGTGAGGAAGAAGAGCAAAGATGACAAAGGGCAGACAGGGGCAGTCTGCCTCTGACCGGCATCCCTCTCTCCCCAGGCACATCTCCCACTTCCTTCACAGCGTTCCCTTTCCTTCCCCACAGAGGCCCCGCATTCTGGTGCAGGTGAGAGCTGAGGCCAGGGCTGGGCCGGGTGGAggagggcagtgggcaggggCTGGCCTCCATCCTCCCAACTTGTGGCGTTTCTGCCTCCCAGATGTCTCCCTATGACAACCTGCTCCTCTGCCAGCCTGTGTCCTCACCCCTGCCCCTCAGGTATGTGCCTAGGATGGGGGACTTTGATAACCAAGGACATGGTAGGtgccaggcagccaggcagttgAGGTCTGTGCAGGCTGGGCTGTGTGGTGTCTGTGCCCAGCATCTAGGGAAGGGTCCTCAGGGTCTCCTAGTGACCCTTTTTCTTCATCTTGGCATTGCCCACAGTGGTGCCAGCTTCCTGCAGCTGCTGCAGAGCCTGGGCCCTGAGCTGGCTATCATACTGCTGCTGGCTGTGCTCACAGAGCACAAACTACTAGTCCACTCACTGCGGCCGGACCTGCTCACCAGTGTCTGTGAGGCCCTCGTCTCTGTGAGTGCCACCCTGCCCAGAATGTTCTTCCCAGTGCCCCCATCCCTGCCTGGTCTCTTAATTTTCCTTCCTTGGGAAGGGTTCCTCAGCCTTGCCCTTGGGCGCAGCCTACAGGGACATACAGCTTCCATCCGGGGTGCTTCTTGGCAGCCCACCTCCAACACCTTCTCTCAACAGGACCTGCCCCACAAGGCCACtggcccctctctccctcacacctccctgccccagccctgctcacTGGTTCTCCTCACTGCTACAGATGATCTTCCCACTGCACTGGCAGTGCCCCTACATTCCGCTGTGCCCGCTGGTGCTGGCAGATGTGCTGAGTGCCCCTGTGCCCTTCATTGTGGGCATCCACTCCAGCTATTTCGATCTGCACGACCCGCCTGCCGATGTCATCTGTGTTGATCTTGATACCAACACGCTCTTCCAGTAAGAGGGCCGGGTCGCATTCACAGGGCTGCGGGGAGGGTGGCATGAGAGGACTGGAGTGCCACCTGCTCAAAAGGAGCCTCAGGCAAGAATTGGAGGAGGCTGATGAGGAGCCCAGTGgccctttcttccttctgcttatCTCACAGGATTGAGGAAAAGAAGCCCCTCTCCACCCGGACCCTGCCCCGCAGACCCTACAAGGTTCTGCTCGCCACACTGACAAACCTGTACCAGCAGCTGGACCAGAGTGAGAGGCCTGGCTGGGGGGGCCTGGGGGCTGGAAACCGTTACAGACTTGAATTCCCAGTTTGGGGAGGCCTGTGGAGAGCTAGACCTTTCTTGAGGAGGCTAGAGGGCAGTCAGGGTTTCATTTGGTGGAAGTGAGAGAAATTAATTCCAACTGAAGAAAGAGCAAGAGGCATACACTATTAATGTTCCTGAATATGCTGGGAAGGTCCAGCTTGTGGAGGAGGCTCGAAACTGTCACCTCAGGGTAATTTTTCAGTCAGTATGGATGCAAGGTCTGCTGGAAGCTGGCGGTGGTGAGGCAGCAATGGAGACTTCTGTGTGAAAAGCAGGGTTGAGGCAAGCCATGTGGGTGCCAGTCCTGACTCTCAGGCTGCCCTGGTTGCCAGCATATACTGGACCTGAGGAGGAAGCATCCCTGGAATTCCTACTGACAGACTACGAGGCAGTGTGTGGCCGCCGGGCCCGGCTGGAGCGTGAAGTGCAGGGAGCCTTCCTCCGCTTCATGGCCTGTCTGCTCAAGGGCTACCGGGACTTCCTGCGCCCGCTCACCCAGGCCCCTTCTGAGGGTGCTCGTGATGTTGACAACCTCTTCTTCCTGCAGGGTAAAGAGGGCCTGTCTTTGCTTGGGGACGGTGTCTCGGAGGGGTGGCCAAGGGCTGGGCTCCATGGGGAAGCCAGAGGGAACTGGGAAGGAGCCACTCCGTTGCTATTTTGTCACTTGGAAAATGTTTTTATGGACACCAGCTTTGAGCCATACACTCTTCTAGGCTTGGAGGAAGTAAGGGTATTAAGATAAATCCACTTTCTCTGGGAGCCCTGGGCTTGGGGTGGGCAGAGTGACGACTGTGGTGAACTGCCCCCATGGGCAAAGCTCTCCTAGGGGACCCGGCTCTTGGAGAACCCCAGTTTGAGACATGGGTGCAGACAAAGGGGGATTCTATGGGTGCTGGGAGCTGAGCCAGTCAGCTTGGCATCTGGGATGGCTGTGCCAGAGAAGATGGCTTTGGTGGCCTTGGCTGGCAAGTGGGCGGTGAGCCAAGGAAGGGGTTCAGGAGGGGTGTGGCTATGTTAGGGAACCCTGGTGaccttcctcccctgccccatCCTCTTCCCCCTCAGGCTTCCTCAAATCCCGGGAGCGCTCCAGCCACAAGCTGTACTCCCAGCTGCTGCGCACGCAGATGTTCTCTCAGTTCATCGAGGAGTGCTCTTTCGGCTCCGCTCGGCACGCTGCCCTGGAATTCTTTGACTCTTGTGTTGACAAGGTTTGGGCATTGTCCCTTCGCTTTGAGCCCATTcgcctctgctctcctcctggCTGTCTCTGTTACTCCAGGGCCACCATAAACACAACTCTATCTTGTCTGTGATGGGTTTGGTGCCCCTGGATTGCCCAGTGCACAGCCTGTGCAGCCATACATGGCTGGCTTCATATATATAACATCTTCCCATTCCTGGCTCCATCCCCCAGCTACATCTCCAGGTAGAGTCTGGGCCCACTTGCTCCTTCCCTGTGGATGTGTTTTCCAGGGAGATGCTGTCTTCTTGGCACCCTGGCCGTGCTCCATGCCCACCGTCTTAATGTTTGCTctcttactgtcctgttctagGTCCACCCAGAGCAGGAGAAGCCTGAGCCAACGCCCTTGGTGGAGCTGGAGGAGCTGTCGGGAAGCGAGCTCACCGTCTTCATCACGCCTCCCGAAGAGCCTCCGGTGCCAGAGGGCAGTGAATCCACTCCCCAGTACTGGTGAGAGCTTCTTATCCCCTCA
This window harbors:
- the CRTC2 gene encoding CREB-regulated transcription coactivator 2 isoform X2, whose amino-acid sequence is MATSGANGPGSATASASNPRKFSEKIALQKQRQAEETAAFEEVMMDIGSTRAQKLRLAYTRSSHYGGSLPNVNQIGCGLAEFQSPLHSPLDSSRSTRHHGLVERVQRDPRRMVSPLRRYPRHIDSSPYSPAYLSPPPDSSWRRTMPWGNFPAEKGQLFRLPSALNRTSSDSALHTSVMNPSPQDTYPGPVPPSILPRRRGGFLDGEMDSKVPAIEENLLGDKHLLKPWDAKKLSSSSSRPRSCEVPGINIFPSPDQPANVPVLPPAMNTGGSLPDLTNLHFPPPLPTPLDPEETAYPSLSGGNSTSNLTHTMTHLGISGGLGLGSGYDAPGLHSPLSHPSLQSSLSNPNLQASLNSPQPQLQGSHSHPSLPASSLARHALPTTSLGHPSLSAPALSSSSSSTSPPVLGVPPYPASTPGASPRHRRVPLSPLSLPAGPADARRSQQQLPKQFSPAMSPTLSSITQGVPLDTSKRPADQRLPPYPYSPPSVVLPTQPPAPKPLQQLGLPSQACSVQSPGGQLHCGTLYPPSSTGHGQQSYHRPMSDFSLGNLEQFSMESPSASLVLDPPGFSEGPGFLGGEGPVCGSQDPHALNHQNLTHCSRHGSGPNIILTGDSSPGFSKEIAAALAGVPGFEVSATGLELGLGLEEELHMEPLGLEGLNMLSDPCALLPDPAVEDSFRSDRLQ
- the CRTC2 gene encoding CREB-regulated transcription coactivator 2 isoform X3, with protein sequence MATSGANGPGSATASASNPRKFSEKIALQKQRQAEETAAFEELQAQKLRLAYTRSSHYGGSLPNVNQIGCGLAEFQSPLHSPLDSSRSTRHHGLVERVQRDPRRMVSPLRRYPRHIDSSPYSPAYLSPPPDSSWRRTMPWGNFPAEKGQLFRLPSALNRTSSDSALHTSVMNPSPQDTYPGPVPPSILPRRRGGFLDGEMDSKVPAIEENLLGDKHLLKPWDAKKLSSSSSRPRSCEVPGINIFPSPDQPANVPVLPPAMNTGGSLPDLTNLHFPPPLPTPLDPEETAYPSLSGGNSTSNLTHTMTHLGISGGLGLGSGYDAPGLHSPLSHPSLQSSLSNPNLQASLNSPQPQLQGSHSHPSLPASSLARHALPTTSLGHPSLSAPALSSSSSSTSPPVLGVPPYPASTPGASPRHRRVPLSPLSLPAGPADARRSQQQLPKQFSPAMSPTLSSITQGVPLDTSKRPADQRLPPYPYSPPSVVLPTQPPAPKPLQQLGLPSQACSVQSPGGQLHCGTLYPPSSTGHGQQSYHRPMSDFSLGNLEQFSMESPSASLVLDPPGFSEGPGFLGGEGPVCGSQDPHALNHQNLTHCSRHGSGPNIILTGDSSPGFSKEIAAALAGVPGFEVSATGLELGLGLEEELHMEPLGLEGLNMLSDPCALLPDPAVEDSFRSDRLQ
- the CRTC2 gene encoding CREB-regulated transcription coactivator 2 isoform X4, with the protein product MATSGANGPGSATASASNPRKFSEKIALQKQRQAEETAAFEEAQKLRLAYTRSSHYGGSLPNVNQIGCGLAEFQSPLHSPLDSSRSTRHHGLVERVQRDPRRMVSPLRRYPRHIDSSPYSPAYLSPPPDSSWRRTMPWGNFPAEKGQLFRLPSALNRTSSDSALHTSVMNPSPQDTYPGPVPPSILPRRRGGFLDGEMDSKVPAIEENLLGDKHLLKPWDAKKLSSSSSRPRSCEVPGINIFPSPDQPANVPVLPPAMNTGGSLPDLTNLHFPPPLPTPLDPEETAYPSLSGGNSTSNLTHTMTHLGISGGLGLGSGYDAPGLHSPLSHPSLQSSLSNPNLQASLNSPQPQLQGSHSHPSLPASSLARHALPTTSLGHPSLSAPALSSSSSSTSPPVLGVPPYPASTPGASPRHRRVPLSPLSLPAGPADARRSQQQLPKQFSPAMSPTLSSITQGVPLDTSKRPADQRLPPYPYSPPSVVLPTQPPAPKPLQQLGLPSQACSVQSPGGQLHCGTLYPPSSTGHGQQSYHRPMSDFSLGNLEQFSMESPSASLVLDPPGFSEGPGFLGGEGPVCGSQDPHALNHQNLTHCSRHGSGPNIILTGDSSPGFSKEIAAALAGVPGFEVSATGLELGLGLEEELHMEPLGLEGLNMLSDPCALLPDPAVEDSFRSDRLQ